One genomic segment of Pandoraea thiooxydans includes these proteins:
- a CDS encoding CoxG family protein, translating into MEMQNSRVLPVSQEAVWQALNDPAVLRQCIPGCESLERAADDTYDVAMLASVGPVKAHFKGRMTLADVVPPTSYVLRFDGQGGAAGFGRGEAQVTLAAQGAAETLLTYHVKAQVGGKLAQLGSRLVDGAARKLADDFFSRFTDALGVTPEAPAPAQADAASTVAEPAARQPTPAMRRLWLWVALAAAVVVAVLYGGHVG; encoded by the coding sequence ATGGAAATGCAGAATTCCCGCGTGCTGCCCGTGTCGCAAGAGGCCGTGTGGCAGGCGCTCAACGACCCGGCCGTGCTGCGCCAGTGCATTCCCGGGTGCGAGTCGCTGGAGCGGGCCGCCGACGACACCTACGACGTCGCGATGCTCGCCTCGGTCGGGCCGGTCAAGGCCCATTTCAAGGGGCGCATGACGCTGGCCGACGTGGTGCCCCCTACCTCTTACGTATTGCGCTTCGACGGGCAGGGTGGCGCCGCCGGGTTCGGGCGCGGCGAGGCACAGGTCACGCTGGCCGCGCAGGGGGCGGCCGAGACATTGCTGACCTATCACGTCAAGGCCCAGGTCGGCGGCAAGCTGGCCCAGCTCGGTTCGCGGCTGGTCGATGGGGCTGCACGCAAGCTGGCGGACGATTTTTTCTCACGCTTTACCGACGCGCTGGGCGTGACGCCCGAGGCGCCGGCACCAGCCCAGGCCGACGCTGCCTCAACGGTGGCCGAGCCGGCCGCGCGCCAGCCTACGCCGGCGATGCGGCGGCTATGGCTGTGGGTCGCACTGGCTGCTGCCGTAGTCGTCGCGGTGCTGTATGGCGGCCACGTGGGCTAG